Within the Maniola hyperantus chromosome 7, iAphHyp1.2, whole genome shotgun sequence genome, the region ttatttcttgtacaatagaccgtacggaacccttcctcgagtacgagtccgactcgcacttggatgATTCTTTACTATATTCATAACATGCTCATTACTAAATTATCAATTCCTTCAATGCCATTGTCTAAGCCGTGACGTCATATTTGTAGAACCATTTTCATAAAATTACCTTCATGTGGTACGCCCAACGCTCAACGTTTAGTATTTCTTCATgaataaagaagtttcacttcaaaaacacTGGCATTGGTTTTCTCTACAGAAAACATGGAAGCACCAATAGTATCGCAGCTGATGTTGACAATGTCCACTCTACTGGTGCGCCACGAGCTGTGTGAGCAGGCGTACGAGGACGTGCTCTACACCATCCTGGCCGATAACTACGACAATGTGACGGTTATATTGCAGGCCAGCAAACTGTGAGTGGGACCGTACATTACATTTCCCTTCTGCAATAATGTCCCAGGTGTATTCTACTGGGTGTATGAGGAGGTGGAGAGGAGTATGAGAATGAGCTCTACACCATCCTGGCCGACAATTACAACGTCATATTGCAGACCAACAAGCTGTGAGTGGACCCCGCAAGGAATGGACACGACTTAATTGGGCTATTGGATGGGCTGCTATCTGGGTTATAATATGACGTATGATGTAACGGACCACTCCCATTGCAATATCTCGCAAATTGAAAAATCTAGCAAAAATTCTTCAGACTTATGTCAAGTGAGATCGAAACATGatgtaattaatttgttttatttatttaataaatagtgAACACACACAAACAGTTGCAATTTAAACAAGTTTGGATTACTATAGAGTATAAATAACATACAGAATATTGGTTTTCAAAATCACTTATCTAAAATCCACACAATTTTTCAGCGGATTGAAAATGCGATCTCAGAAACAAACATCTTTCATTATCAATgtaaattgttttctttttgacTATAATTTCATTTTCTAGTCTCGATCGCTCGTGTATCAAGTCAGCTCTCAGTTTCTCCGTTTCTAAAGATCTCTTCTGTAACAAACTCATACTGTCATTTAAGTCTTTAACTTCCTCGATCAAGCCTATCAAAGATCCTTCTCTACAACTCTCAACGTTCGGTCTGCAGTTTTTAACGTTTAACCTCGTTTGAGCTACTTGAATCCTTTGCGAAACCTTTAACATTTCTTCGTGTAACGTTTccaaaatattttcagtttCAACAATCTTGTCCAAGGTTAACCGCAATTGATTCTCCAATTCAGTTTTCACTTGCTCAGTTCGAGCTATTCTCTGGCTTAACGCCTTATTCACCTTTATGTCTTGAGAACGCAAATCTCTTGTGGAATTTATCAACACTGCGTCAACTTTTTCCCTCAACGCTTTAGACCGGTCTATAGCGGTTTTAAATTGTTCTAATGTTGTAACCGTATATTCTTCCCACGACTGAACGTTGGATTGTCCTTCAGCGAGTCTGGTGGCTCCGGCTGAATCTTTAACGTTATCGGATTTAGTTTCCAAGTCGGAATTGTGGCTTTCGTATTTAAACGCCAAATATTTGTTGCTCCAGTCTCGTTCCAATCCATGTTTTGCGGCCACATTCATTTGCATTTGATTCTCTATGTCTCTTAACATTTCTCGATGTAATCGCTTTACATTTTCAATGAGTACAGATTCTTTGAAGAGCTCGTCTTGGGGTTCGTCGTATACCATGTCAGATTGCATTCTGTTACCTCTCTGATGGAGGCATTCTTCTGTTATGTATTCCGGTATATTAAGCGTGTCCATAGCATTCTTCAGCTGTTGGCGAAGTGCCTCTAATATATTGATTTCAGCATCAATATCTTGAATAGCTCGATGCAGCTCTGATTTCCAATAGTTTATGTGTCGTGTTCTATGTTTCAACTGATCAGTGCTATCACTGAAATCAATACAGGCAGTTTGGTTCACTTTAATGATGCAGTTCTTGGTGATTGATGTGTTGTCATCGGTTATACCTATTATGTCTCCTTTTAAAACATCCCTATTATGCCTGTCCCAGTTTTGCATAGTCGTTAATCCAAAATTTCTGTCACCGAATGAGAGGTAATCACCATCTTTATAAGTAgccattatattttaaaacaatttggAGACAaatcaaaagttgttaaagaTACGAATATTCGAGTGATATCGATTTAACAATTTGTAAGTTCCCATGGCAAAAACGCTTGCAACCAGGAATTCAATCTAAGTCCCTGTATTGATTTTACAAAAAGTGGGTATGTTTATACATACTGATTTATTGTCACGAGCTCattcaaataacataatttctTTACGCAGTATAACAGCGTTGGCAGGCAACGATGACGTCAAACGACAACTCGTCAAAAGCGGGATTGTGCCTATCATCGTTTCCCTTCTCAGAAGGCATTCCGTAAGTTTCAATCTCTCCTTGTAGCCTTTTCCAATACATGGTTTACCATTTTCGTCCATTTGAGAAATACGATGTCACTAAAcaaaaaggtgtaaaaaaactcAAACCcttttttgtactttttacTCAGAATAATGCAACAGCTGCGTCATTAATACTAAAATGCATATCGGCGCTGAGCCTACGTGAAGTGGAGCACGGGAGGTTGTTTCTCGAGAACGGCGTCGCGGACGTCATCGTGGAGTGTCTCACCGTGCACGCCGATGACTCGAGTGTTCAGGTCAGGGTATAATCAGTACTAGTTTTACCTCCACTAAAGagtcatcactcatcatcatcatcatgatcaacccatcaccggtccactactgagcatggggtctcctcagaatgagaagggtttaagccatagtccgccacgccgctggcttataggatcacttcattttctgtctgtctgtcaagacccgtcaaagaAATCAAATccttagggtacttcccgttgacctacaatcatgaaatttggcaggcagcaatgtcttatagGATAAGCAAaggtaaaaatccgaaaatagtgaacttgtggttatgtcacaaaaaatgttatttcttgtacagtggtacggaaccctttgtgtgtaaGTCCGTCTCGCACTGGATtgactttttttctattttccaGAAAAACGGTTGTTGGGCCATCCGCAACATGGTAGCCAGGTACAAGGAGCACAATCCCAAATTCCACGAGCTGGGAATAGAAGGCGTGCTCAACCAAAGCTACGAGAAATTCGGAAAAGATTTCGGCTTCGATATCAAATCTGCGTTGAGGGATTTGGATTGTGATGTGAAGTTAGATGAACAGTGGACGGGGAAAGGGGTGCAaatggaaaaataaaagtgCTTACACGTAATGTTATCAACTTATCACTATGCACAAAAGGTTTTCACATTGAAACTTAAGATGTTTACTACGTAGCCCTAACACTAAAAGAAAGTTACAGTGGACTAATTTAAATGCAGTTTTGGCAAAGTAACAAAAATTGAGCTAATAACAAGAACTATAGTAACTATCGCAATATGATTATCACGACTTTGGGGCCAGGTTCTAAGGCCGATAGCAATCGGGCGAAATTACTAGtatatttataggtaaacaGGCCCCGTTTACCTACGAAAGTACTTCTTACTTGAGTAGGCGGACTTTTATGAATATTTGCTTTAGAAAACAATACTAAATTAACGCGGGATtgttcgaaaaaaaaaaattaagtggtgATTTATACCCACTTATTTAGTCATGCGATTCCATAGCATTATGTTAGCTTTTGACTCGGCGTTAGACTTATATCGCTTCGATTTTCCTCTGCTACAACTTACAATCATCACAAGAGTAGGTACTCGTCCTCTGAGTTTATCCctatcagccccccaattgtgtaagaataaccatttcatggctatcgcaatcgtcaagaattctgccctttgattggctgtgaaaaaatgtaaacagcgaatcaaccaatcaaagggcagaatttcttgacgattgcgatagccatgaaatggttattcttacacaattggggggctgattacACAGAGATGACGTAATAAATTTAACCCATCAATCTATGCTTCCGCTCCGCTTCCCCAAGGTTGCCTGTCCAACGAagcgaagcggagcggagatgtgttcatTAGACCAATGACCTTAATAAAAGATGATGTGATGAATTACGATTGATCTGCTGAACTACGATCTCTATAATGTGATTGGTCCACCGAACATATCTCCGCACCGCCCCACTTAGTGGACTGCACCCTTAAGCGGGTGTTTCGAGTTATAACGataatcctaatataatatattattatgaaagtgtgtatgtttggatgtttttactcaatcacgcaaaaacggctgaacggatttggatgaaatttggaatggagatagattataccctggattaacacataggctacttttatcccggaaaatcagagttcccgcgggattttaaaaatgtaaatccacgcggacgacgtcgcgggcatcagctagtagtgcaATATACCGGCAAggtttaaaataagtaaaatacttgaataataaataaaactgccactgaaaaaatatataataattattatttattgcaataaacattttttatattcaaataCGGTTGTACTTTTATTTTACCATTATTCTACTcattaatacaataattattagttttcaaatacttataatagtgactttttaaattaaaaatatggtGTGGTATCTGTATTATTTTACTCCCGTTTACATAAGAGGCTTTAAGAGAAAGAGAGATACTGATTCTgatactggtactgattctgagcacaacataattttagagtattcgcatcctcttcttactaatgtaatatgaaaaggacagacacagtttgacagttttaaatttaatttttagatggtaaaacccgtgattattttagcgcacagtcgcgagcctactgtttaaatttgtagcgtgcactaaaatttagtctttaaatgtaaagttcatgtcttttgttctgtccctttttagtattgttaaaaagaaaaggatgcagatactcaaaattaagtttagagaaagaccaCGGAATCGTTGCCATTGTTGCCAAACAGAGTAAAAGCAAGTACCTACTGTGTCAATTTACTTCATAAAACACCAAAACCACCACCTCTAATTAGGCAAATGCACCTCTCTGGCTAATCTATGATGATTAATAAGAAAATTGAACTAGTCTGGCTAATGaaagagactggaaaagcgcggcgaATAgaggatagcacgggtgacgatcggcggggtgattacgtaaaacgttgcagtagcgacagttcatttgccgtgtctcttattttgctttgtgggctattgctgtctctagccgctgttacgtgtgacgtttgacagcaacgatcgcgagatttacgcctgtcgcaagataCCTAATCACcccgtgggtgtgcggggccttttctctcacctcatacccccaattgccatctcgacctgacgaACGTTATTAAACGATCATTATAGCTTGAGACATTCGTGTATGGCCACTCTTAGTTCACGCAAatgcataataattaaaaattaattattcgcATTGTTACTTTATCCCTCGCAAAATCTTGGTCATTTTACAAAGTTGTAAGTGAAGTAAGTGTATTGTAAGCAGGATCTGTGTGAATATTATCTATTAGTAGTTGGATTGGGTAATGAAAGGAATTATTAACATAATAGtaagaatatttatttacagtgatatctaattaaaattattatttaccacGTGGTTACAATGCAGCATTTAACAAGTACTTTTTCAAccaattttaatttctaaagaAACAAacgagtatttttttaaatagtaataaCAAAAACCTACCtttagtccgcaacaggttgagatggtaattggggtatgaggcggggggacgccccgcacatctgcacgtcacccgcgctcgcccgcaccgcttAGCGCACAACTGAGCGAGCATGCAAAgcatttgccatctcgacctgtcgcgtactatattatgtCGAACCACGTGTGACGTGTTAAATGCAACATCAACAAAAGCTTAAATCAACTTTTAaaacaaaagtaggtacttttgataCCACAGTATGGTTAAATGGTAAAAGAGAGCAAATTTTGTTCATTGGtacattaacataatatatgaTTCTATACAAAACTAAAGTACATTGATATGACTTGAAACAGTACAGTCCCTTTACAATATCCCTCCCTCCCTTTAAAATATTTCCTGCAAAAAAGGACTGAATGACTATTGATTACATAggtacaaaatccatacttaatattataaatgcgaaagtgtgtttgttaccttttcactgcTCAACTGTTGAATCGATCTTGACGAGACACAGAGATGCATCGCATCCTGTTCCTACAGGTTTTtgaacctaaatctacgcggacaaagtcgcaggcattaacTTATatatagttgagccattacaaacTTTGCGaacttagtctaaatatataaaaggaaaaggtgactgactgatctatcaacgcacagctcaaactactggacggatcgggctgaaatttggcatgtagatagctattatgacacaggaatccgctaagaaaggatttttgaaatccaactcctaagggggtgaaataaggatttgtaatttgtgtagtccacgcggacgaagtcgcgagcataagctagtcatacataaatcatttttatctgACCTCTCGCTTGCACTTATAGCCTTTAAGGAACTGGAACCTAATGCTCTAGTgttgtgtaatagtaaaaaaaggatttgtcgataATCGATAACAAGTTATAAAGAGTGAGGGAGGTTATTGTACCCCGCTACCTGCGTCCGAACGGCATCCCTTTATCGATGACGAGTGCTGCAGCATTCTCGTGCAATAGAACGAGATTCtatgatcgtaatgatttatgactcagttcgcacgtttgtaatggctcaataGTTACATACGCGAGGTATGGCATTATCAACATGTGACATTTGGCGGGTATAGTTTTGTAGGGCGATAGCGATACCtaataacaaattaaaattagatGGGTTATAAGCTAAGTATATTCTACAGCATCACAGGTACTCATATGGCCAGAACTAAGCGATCGCTACACTCTCATAAATGCCCGAAGTTGACCGAAAACTTGTATTTATATATCTCTGATACAAACCGCTAGGTGTCCCTTCCGGcgtcctttttttccttttgaagtacggaaccctaaaaagtgacgACCAAACCTCTTGAATACTCTAACATTCTTTTTTGCGCTGGTAGAATAAACACAAAGTGTTAATATTACGTTTCGGTAATGATCTTTGGTTTCTTTTGTATGTTTCTATTTTTGTACTGAGTAATGCATTATTGACCTAACGCGTTTACAAAATTGTTGACAACTttcataattaaaaacaaacaaaaacttaaACATTCGGAGCGCTATATTCTtggccatttttatttattttgctcagatatggtaggtatgtattttacaattaatattatcctaattacataatatatcctatatcctatatacAATCTATTTTTTCTTAGTtaaattaaaagataaacaagtcgcttacgcgtttctgcGAGTAGTTTTTGTCATTTGTTCACCTTTTAAGGTGGCTAAGGAAAAATAGATTTCACAGAAAATATTTCGATGGGTTTAGGTACCTTGTCGTCGAATAGTAAAAAAGTAAGTAACTAAGTTGCTCAAAAACTTTAGAGATTTAGAGCAGTTTTTAAGGTatttgaaaacaaataaactttcactttgttgtttgtaacATCAGACaatccctactaatattataaactagctgatacccgcgactttgtccgcgtggatttaggtttttaaaaatcctgtgggagctctttgatttttcgggatagttCCCGGAAGTGAACATAGGCATCTTAACCCTGAAAAcgaaagtttccacgggatttttacatcAATTGTTTGGAGCAGCACGTGAGAAGTGTAGCCCTAAGTCACGCCGGCCTGTACCGGCGAGCGTTCTGGAGGAACTTATCATATCGCCAATCCTTGTAGTTCATTATGTGCTTGCCGTTCATGATTGTGTGGACCGTGACCTTATCATTGTACTGCAGGTTCGGGAGGAGCTGTAACCAAGtggaatagattttttaaacagtATAATTTGTTTTACATCGCGCGAGAATATTCAAACAGCACCACGAACAATCCACGCACTGTACACACGCACCACACGGTTCACACACTCCGCACACGCTCCATACGCACCAAACGCATTCAACACACGTTCCATACGCTCCACACACGCACCACACGTTTATCACCCGCTACATACACACGCTCTAATTCTTCCCACAAGCACCACACACACCACACAAGCTCCACACGCTCACGCTCCACAATACTTTTTCTGCCATTTTTATATCTACTCTATAGTATACAAGTAACCTTAGGAGTCAGCAGGAAGTACTGCGAAGCCTCGCCCTGCGTGGTGACCTCCACCAGCATCTC harbors:
- the LOC138402524 gene encoding tektin-3-like, yielding MATYKDGDYLSFGDRNFGLTTMQNWDRHNRDVLKGDIIGITDDNTSITKNCIIKVNQTACIDFSDSTDQLKHRTRHINYWKSELHRAIQDIDAEINILEALRQQLKNAMDTLNIPEYITEECLHQRGNRMQSDMVYDEPQDELFKESVLIENVKRLHREMLRDIENQMQMNVAAKHGLERDWSNKYLAFKYESHNSDLETKSDNVKDSAGATRLAEGQSNVQSWEEYTVTTLEQFKTAIDRSKALREKVDAVLINSTRDLRSQDIKVNKALSQRIARTEQVKTELENQLRLTLDKIVETENILETLHEEMLKVSQRIQVAQTRLNVKNCRPNVESCREGSLIGLIEEVKDLNDSMSLLQKRSLETEKLRADLIHERSRLENEIIVKKKTIYIDNERCLFLRSHFQSAEKLCGF